A genomic window from Macaca mulatta isolate MMU2019108-1 chromosome 19, T2T-MMU8v2.0, whole genome shotgun sequence includes:
- the CYP2F1 gene encoding cytochrome P450 family 2 subfamily F member 1 precursor (The RefSeq protein has 9 substitutions compared to this genomic sequence): MDSISTAILLLLLALVCLLLTLSSRDKXKLPPGPRPLPLLGNLLLLRSQNMLTSLTQLSKEYGSVYTVHLGPRRVVVLSGYQAVKEALVDQGEEFSGRGDYPVFFNFTKGNGIAFSNGDRWKVLRRFSIQILRNFGMGKRSIEERILEEGSFLLAELRKTEGEPFDPTFVLSRSVSNIICSVLFGSRFDYDDERLLTVIRLINDNFQIMSSPWGELYNIFPSLLDWVPGPHQRIFQNFKRLRDLIAHXVHDQQASLDPRSPRDFIDCFLTKMAEEKEDPLSHFHMDTLLMTTHNLLFGGTETVGTTLRHAFLALMKYPKVQARVQEEIDLVVGRTRLPTLEDRAAMPYTDAVIHEVQRFADIIPMNLPHRVIRDTAFRXFLIPKGTDIITLLNTVHYDPSQFLXPQEFNPEHFLDANQSFKKSPAFMPFSAGRRLCLGESLARMELFLYLTAILQSFSLQPLGAPEDIXLTPLSSGLGNLPRXFQLCLCPR, encoded by the exons ATGGACAGCATAAGCACAGCCATCTTACTCCTGCTCCTGGCTCTCGTCTGTCTGCTCCTGACCCTAAGCTCAAGAGATAAGCGAAAGCTGCCTCCAGGACCTAGACCCCTCCCACTCCTGGGAAACCTGCTGCTGCTTCGCTCCCAAAACATGCTGACTTCTCTCACTCAG CTGAGCAAGGAGTATGGCTCTGTGTACACAGTGCACCTGGGGCCCAGGCGGGTGGTGGTCCTCAGCGGGTACCAAGCCGTGAAGGAGGCCCTGGTGGACCAGGGAGAGGAGTTCAGTGGCCGCGGTGACTACCCTGTCTTTTTCAACTTTACCAAGGGCAATG GCATCGCCTTCTCCAATGGGGATCGATGGAAGGTGCTGAGACGGTTCTCTATCCAGATTCTACGGAATTTCGGGATGGGGAAGAGAAGCATCGAGGAGCGGATCCTAGAGGAGGGCAGCTTCCTGCTGGCAGAGCTGCGGAAAACTGAAG GCGAGCCCTTTGACCCCACGTTTGTGCTGAGTCGCTCAGTGTCCAACATTATCTGTTCCGTGCTCTTCGGCAGCCGCTTCGACTACGATGATGAGCGTCTGCTCACCGTTATCCGCCTTATCAATGACAACTTCCAAATCATGAGCAGCCCCTGGGGCGAG TTGTACAACATCTTCCCGAGCCTCCTGGACTGGGTGCCCGGGCCGCACCAACGCATCTTCCAGAACTTCAAGCGCCTGAGAGACCTCATCGCCCACAGCGTCCACGACCACCAGGCCTCTCTAGACCCCAGATCTCCCCGGGACTTCATCGACTGCTTCCTCACCAAGATGGCAGAG GAGAAGGAGGACCCACTGAGCCACTTCCACATGGATACCCTGCTGATGACCACACATAACCTGCTCTTTGGCGGCACTGAGACGGTGGGCACCACGCTGCGCCAAGCCTTCCTGGCACTCATGAAGTACCCGAAAGTTCAAG CCCGCGTGCAGAAGGAGATCGACCTCGTGGTGGGACGCACGCGGTTGCCGACGCTGGAGGACCGCGCGGCCATGCCTTACACAGATGCTGTGATCCACGAGGTGCAGCGCTTTGCAGACATCATCCCCATGAACTTGCCGCACCGCGTCATTCGGGACACGGCCTTTCGCGGCTTCCTGATACCCAAG GGCACCGATATCATCACCCTCCTTAACACCGTCCACTACGACCCCAGCCAGTTCCTGACACCCCAGGAGTTCAACCCTGAGCATTTTTTGGATGCCAATCAGTCCTTCAAGAAGAGCCCAGCCTTTATGCCCTTCTCAGCTG GGCGCCGTCTGTGCCTGGGCGAGTCGCTGGCGCGCATGG
- the CYP2F1 gene encoding cytochrome P450 family 2 subfamily F member 1 isoform X1: MDSISTAILLLLLALVCLLLTLSSRDKRKLPPGPRPLPLLGNLLLLRSQNMLTSLTQLSKEYGSVYTVHLGPRRVVVLSGYQAVKEALVDQGEEFSGRGDYPVFFNFTKGNGIAFSNGDRWKVLRRFSIQILRNFGMGKRSIEERILEEGSFLLAELRKTEGEPFDPTFVLSRSVSNIICSVLFGSRFDYDDERLLTVIRLINDNFQIMSSPWGELYNIFPSLLDWVPGPHQRIFQNFKRLRDLIAHSVHDHQASLDPRSPRDFIDCFLTKMAEEKEDPLSHFHMDTLLMTTHNLLFGGTETVGTTLRQAFLALMKYPKVQARVQKEIDLVVGRTRLPTLEDRAAMPYTDAVIHEVQRFADIIPMNLPHRVIRDTAFRGFLIPKGTDIITLLNTVHYDPSQFLTPQEFNPEHFLDANQSFKKSPAFMPFSAGRRLCLGESLARMELFLYLTAILQSFSLQPLGAPEDIDLTPLSSGLGNLPRPFQLCLCPR, encoded by the exons ATGGACAGCATAAGCACAGCCATCTTACTCCTGCTCCTGGCTCTCGTCTGTCTGCTCCTGACCCTAAGCTCAAGAGATAAGCGAAAGCTGCCTCCAGGACCTAGACCCCTCCCACTCCTGGGAAACCTGCTGCTGCTTCGCTCCCAAAACATGCTGACTTCTCTCACTCAG CTGAGCAAGGAGTATGGCTCTGTGTACACAGTGCACCTGGGGCCCAGGCGGGTGGTGGTCCTCAGCGGGTACCAAGCCGTGAAGGAGGCCCTGGTGGACCAGGGAGAGGAGTTCAGTGGCCGCGGTGACTACCCTGTCTTTTTCAACTTTACCAAGGGCAATG GCATCGCCTTCTCCAATGGGGATCGATGGAAGGTGCTGAGACGGTTCTCTATCCAGATTCTACGGAATTTCGGGATGGGGAAGAGAAGCATCGAGGAGCGGATCCTAGAGGAGGGCAGCTTCCTGCTGGCAGAGCTGCGGAAAACTGAAG GCGAGCCCTTTGACCCCACGTTTGTGCTGAGTCGCTCAGTGTCCAACATTATCTGTTCCGTGCTCTTCGGCAGCCGCTTCGACTACGATGATGAGCGTCTGCTCACCGTTATCCGCCTTATCAATGACAACTTCCAAATCATGAGCAGCCCCTGGGGCGAG TTGTACAACATCTTCCCGAGCCTCCTGGACTGGGTGCCCGGGCCGCACCAACGCATCTTCCAGAACTTCAAGCGCCTGAGAGACCTCATCGCCCACAGCGTCCACGACCACCAGGCCTCTCTAGACCCCAGATCTCCCCGGGACTTCATCGACTGCTTCCTCACCAAGATGGCAGAG GAGAAGGAGGACCCACTGAGCCACTTCCACATGGATACCCTGCTGATGACCACACATAACCTGCTCTTTGGCGGCACTGAGACGGTGGGCACCACGCTGCGCCAAGCCTTCCTGGCACTCATGAAGTACCCGAAAGTTCAAG CCCGCGTGCAGAAGGAGATCGACCTCGTGGTGGGACGCACGCGGTTGCCGACGCTGGAGGACCGCGCGGCCATGCCTTACACAGATGCTGTGATCCACGAGGTGCAGCGCTTTGCAGACATCATCCCCATGAACTTGCCGCACCGCGTCATTCGGGACACGGCCTTTCGCGGCTTCCTGATACCCAAG GGCACCGATATCATCACCCTCCTTAACACCGTCCACTACGACCCCAGCCAGTTCCTGACACCCCAGGAGTTCAACCCTGAGCATTTTTTGGATGCCAATCAGTCCTTCAAGAAGAGCCCAGCCTTTATGCCCTTCTCAGCTG GGCGCCGTCTGTGCCTGGGCGAGTCGCTGGCGCGCATGG